A single Candidatus Methylomirabilota bacterium DNA region contains:
- a CDS encoding response regulator, whose product MMNARILLVDDEPEIRRLLSRHLRRLGYTVREAEDGEAAAALVKEEIPNVVITDMAMPRLGGLGLLEKLRSVDPDLPVIVLTGHGSFDNAIAAMRRGTVFDYLLKPLSDLTLLEVAVARAVEIGKLRARAREADQVAAIRELAVTASDKILNPLNIINLSVERLILEGVSSEAKAKAVANIEVAVETITRIVRQMRTVVRYTPREVVPGLREIDLDQATGDK is encoded by the coding sequence ATGATGAACGCGCGCATTCTGCTGGTCGATGACGAGCCGGAGATCCGCAGACTGCTGTCGCGTCACCTCCGGCGGCTGGGATATACTGTGCGGGAAGCCGAGGATGGCGAGGCGGCGGCGGCATTGGTGAAGGAGGAGATTCCGAATGTCGTCATCACCGACATGGCCATGCCTCGCCTGGGCGGGCTGGGGCTGCTTGAGAAGCTTCGGAGCGTGGACCCCGATCTCCCCGTCATCGTGCTCACCGGGCACGGGTCGTTCGACAACGCCATCGCGGCGATGCGACGGGGGACGGTCTTTGATTATCTGCTCAAGCCGCTCTCCGATCTCACCCTGCTGGAGGTAGCCGTTGCTCGGGCCGTGGAGATCGGGAAGCTGCGCGCCAGGGCCCGCGAGGCGGATCAAGTCGCTGCCATCCGGGAGTTGGCGGTGACCGCAAGCGATAAGATTCTGAATCCTCTGAATATCATCAATCTGAGCGTGGAGCGGCTCATCCTCGAAGGGGTCTCATCGGAAGCCAAGGCCAAAGCCGTAGCGAACATTGAGGTGGCTGTCGAGACGATCACCAGGATCGTCCGGCAGATGCGCACGGTGGTACGGTACACGCCTCGCGAAGTCGTTCCCGGTCTCCGGGAGATCGACCTCGATCAAGCCACTGGAGACAAATGA
- a CDS encoding response regulator: MNERLLTILLVEDNPVDLELTLRALRKHNVSNPIAVARNGEEALDYLYKRGRFAADAPIPGLILLDIRLPKVDGIEVLREIKAHPVYRTVPVVMLTTSQQEVDIRTSYELGANSYIAKPVDFDKFLEVIGRIDLYWLLTNIAPPAAQATPKDRRPSGEGPGG; the protein is encoded by the coding sequence ATGAACGAACGATTACTGACGATCCTGCTGGTGGAGGACAATCCGGTCGATCTGGAACTGACCCTTCGAGCCCTTCGGAAGCACAATGTCTCCAACCCGATTGCGGTAGCGCGTAATGGTGAGGAGGCCCTGGACTATCTTTATAAACGGGGCCGGTTTGCCGCCGATGCCCCCATCCCTGGGCTCATCCTCCTGGACATTCGTCTGCCTAAAGTGGACGGAATTGAGGTCCTCCGGGAGATCAAGGCGCACCCCGTCTACCGCACGGTCCCTGTCGTGATGTTGACGACATCGCAGCAGGAGGTGGACATCCGGACGAGCTACGAGCTGGGCGCCAACTCCTACATCGCCAAGCCGGTCGATTTCGATAAATTCCTGGAGGTCATCGGTCGCATTGATCTGTACTGGCTGCTGACCAACATTGCGCCGCCTGCGGCTCAGGCAACTCCGAAGGACCGTAGGCCGAGTGGGGAGGGTCCTGGTGGATAG
- a CDS encoding response regulator — protein MQIAQMFSKSPRLLIVDDNEQNIELLTALMQVEGYEVVAAADGLEALAQVADSPPDLILLDIMMPKLDGYSVCRRLKEEASTRLVPVVLLTALGEEAARIQGIEAGADDFITKPFSRTELRARVRSLLRLKTYTDELEHAETMLLALGRTVEAKDPYTRGHCECLAAYSVALGKRLGLPAEDLTALDRGGTLHDLGKIGIPDAILLKPTALSEAEWTIMREHPLIGERICLSLKSLQRVLPIIRHHHERWDGSGYPDGLAGEAIPVTARILQVVDIYDALTTARPYKPALTTQRACDILRDETARGWRDPDVVCAFIELVERGALPAIARNGS, from the coding sequence ATGCAAATCGCTCAGATGTTCTCCAAGTCGCCACGGCTGCTTATCGTAGATGACAATGAACAGAACATCGAGCTACTGACGGCCCTGATGCAGGTCGAGGGGTACGAGGTCGTAGCGGCCGCCGACGGTCTGGAGGCCCTGGCCCAGGTAGCCGACTCGCCTCCGGATCTGATTCTGCTGGATATCATGATGCCGAAGTTGGATGGCTACTCGGTCTGCCGGCGTCTGAAAGAGGAGGCATCAACCCGCTTAGTGCCTGTCGTGTTGCTTACGGCTCTCGGAGAGGAAGCCGCTCGGATCCAAGGGATCGAGGCGGGGGCCGACGACTTCATTACGAAGCCATTCAGCCGGACGGAACTGAGGGCCCGCGTCCGCTCGCTGCTCAGGCTCAAGACCTATACCGACGAGCTGGAGCACGCCGAGACCATGTTGCTGGCGCTGGGCCGAACGGTGGAGGCGAAAGATCCGTACACCCGGGGCCACTGCGAGTGTCTGGCGGCCTATTCGGTCGCTCTGGGGAAGAGGCTGGGCCTGCCGGCGGAGGATCTGACCGCGCTGGATCGAGGGGGGACCCTGCACGACCTGGGGAAGATCGGAATCCCGGATGCGATTCTCCTGAAACCGACGGCTCTCAGCGAGGCGGAGTGGACGATCATGCGCGAGCATCCGCTGATCGGCGAGCGGATCTGTCTGTCGCTCAAGTCGCTGCAGAGGGTTCTACCGATCATCCGCCATCATCATGAACGATGGGATGGGAGCGGCTACCCGGACGGCCTCGCGGGCGAGGCGATCCCCGTCACAGCGCGTATCTTGCAAGTCGTCGATATCTACGACGCGCTGACGACCGCACGACCATACAAGCCTGCCCTGACGACTCAAAGAGCGTGCGATATTCTCCGGGATGAGACGGCGCGCGGCTGGCGCGATCCTGACGTAGTATGTGCGTTCATCGAGCTGGTCGAGCGCGGCGCGCTGCCCGCAATCGCACGAAATGGATCGTAG
- the tadA gene encoding Flp pilus assembly complex ATPase component TadA, producing the protein MRKQLGQILVDAKVIELEQLEQILKLQAQIRLPLGQLLMSQGLATEEQIATALAAQLTIPYVRLASAIVEPKALDVVPRAMAEKYTICPLSLEEKALLLVMADPLNLEAIKDVEFRASLRIRLAISTPTEIKDAIARCYAFEESLGPMVRNIENGAEVKLLPSTELSETDGVLDLKKSETTPAVKMVNLLISEAIKARASDIHIEPGVSEVTVRNRVDGILRDTLIMPKWIHAGVISRLKILGGLDIAERRLPQDGRIKVRYGERTLDLRVSTLPTHCGEKAVLRLLDPVRDLLSLEHVGLEPMQRQLLEAVLVQPQGAVLVTGPTGSGKTSTLYAALSRLKSPGINIVSIEDPIEFQIKGINQVQVNERAGLSFASTLRSVLRQDPDVIMVGEIRDHETAEIAFQASLTGHLVFSTLHTNDTIAAITRLLDLGIEPFLVASSVSLIIAQRLMRRLCRHCREAYQPSDDIVRRLRLTDAPAAVFRGKGCPACQGSGFLGRVGVYEFLPIDAAMRELIAQRASEATLRREANARGFVSLIEAAVVKIRAGLTSPDEVLRAILGDEGVQNRCGNCGEKIEATFTSCPACRAVLKPRCPSCRQDLLPEWKACPFCSTPVVSPIERTETALEVAPPPPGSKPVVSPIERQMKILVVDDEEDVRRIVAIALRQLPFPAEILTAGNGMEALEVVEAEQPSLVILDLMMPKMDGFEVCRRLREHVKTAFIPILMLTARGESETRTKAFLIGTDDYLMKPFEINELNARVGRLVRRTYGV; encoded by the coding sequence ATGAGAAAGCAGCTTGGCCAAATTCTGGTCGACGCGAAAGTCATTGAGCTGGAACAGCTCGAACAGATTCTGAAGCTACAGGCTCAGATTCGGCTGCCGCTGGGGCAACTGCTGATGAGCCAGGGGTTGGCCACAGAAGAGCAGATCGCGACGGCGCTGGCGGCGCAGCTCACGATCCCGTACGTCCGTCTGGCGTCGGCTATCGTCGAGCCGAAGGCTCTTGATGTGGTTCCTCGTGCCATGGCCGAAAAGTATACGATCTGTCCCCTCTCCCTGGAAGAGAAGGCGCTGCTCCTGGTGATGGCCGATCCGCTGAATCTGGAGGCCATCAAGGATGTAGAGTTCCGCGCGTCTCTTCGGATCCGGCTTGCCATCTCGACACCGACGGAGATCAAAGACGCTATCGCCCGCTGTTATGCCTTTGAGGAGTCCTTGGGCCCCATGGTCCGCAACATCGAGAACGGGGCGGAGGTCAAACTGCTGCCATCGACCGAGTTATCGGAGACTGATGGGGTGTTGGACCTGAAGAAAAGTGAGACTACGCCGGCCGTCAAGATGGTGAATCTTCTGATCAGTGAAGCGATCAAGGCGCGCGCCAGCGATATCCATATCGAACCCGGCGTCAGCGAGGTGACCGTCCGGAACCGGGTGGATGGTATCTTACGGGATACGCTTATCATGCCCAAGTGGATTCATGCCGGGGTGATCTCTCGGCTGAAGATCCTTGGCGGGCTTGACATTGCGGAGCGGCGCCTTCCCCAGGATGGCCGGATCAAGGTCAGATACGGTGAGCGTACATTGGACCTGCGGGTCTCCACCCTCCCGACCCATTGCGGGGAAAAGGCGGTCCTTCGATTACTCGATCCGGTCCGAGATCTGCTCAGTCTGGAGCACGTGGGGCTGGAACCGATGCAGCGCCAGCTCCTTGAAGCGGTCCTGGTGCAGCCCCAGGGAGCGGTTCTGGTGACCGGCCCCACCGGGAGCGGCAAGACCTCGACGCTATATGCGGCGCTCTCTCGCCTCAAGTCGCCTGGGATCAATATCGTGAGCATCGAGGACCCGATCGAGTTTCAGATCAAAGGGATCAACCAAGTCCAGGTAAATGAGCGGGCGGGGCTCAGCTTTGCCTCCACCCTCCGCTCCGTCCTGCGCCAGGACCCGGACGTCATCATGGTGGGGGAGATCCGGGACCACGAGACCGCAGAGATCGCCTTCCAGGCTTCACTGACCGGTCATCTGGTGTTCAGCACGCTGCACACGAACGACACCATCGCGGCGATCACGCGCCTGCTGGACTTAGGGATTGAGCCGTTCCTGGTCGCCTCTTCTGTCTCACTTATTATAGCCCAGCGGCTGATGCGGCGCCTCTGTCGTCACTGCCGCGAGGCGTATCAGCCCTCCGACGACATTGTGAGACGGCTGAGACTGACGGATGCCCCCGCTGCCGTGTTTCGGGGGAAAGGATGCCCTGCGTGCCAGGGGAGCGGCTTTCTCGGACGGGTTGGAGTGTACGAGTTCCTGCCCATCGATGCCGCCATGCGCGAGTTGATCGCCCAGCGCGCCTCCGAGGCGACCTTGCGGCGGGAGGCCAACGCCAGAGGATTTGTGAGCCTGATTGAGGCGGCGGTCGTCAAGATCCGCGCGGGACTTACCAGCCCGGACGAGGTCCTTCGGGCTATCCTGGGAGACGAAGGCGTCCAGAACCGCTGCGGAAACTGCGGCGAGAAGATTGAGGCTACCTTCACAAGCTGCCCTGCCTGCCGGGCGGTTCTGAAACCGAGGTGTCCATCGTGTCGTCAGGATCTACTGCCGGAGTGGAAAGCCTGCCCCTTCTGTTCGACGCCTGTTGTAAGCCCGATCGAACGAACGGAGACCGCCCTTGAGGTCGCGCCACCTCCTCCCGGGAGTAAGCCTGTTGTAAGCCCGATCGAACGACAGATGAAGATCCTCGTAGTAGACGATGAGGAGGACGTGAGGCGGATCGTGGCGATCGCGCTCCGGCAACTTCCTTTTCCGGCCGAGATCCTGACAGCCGGCAATGGTATGGAGGCGCTGGAAGTGGTAGAGGCCGAGCAGCCAAGTCTGGTGATTCTGGATCTCATGATGCCCAAGATGGACGGGTTTGAGGTCTGCCGTCGCCTCCGGGAACACGTCAAAACCGCCTTCATCCCGATC
- a CDS encoding GAF domain-containing protein, giving the protein MLRIKNWSIRTRVLLAFVGVLVPFLGFTGITALHFGTLMRSHMLVQEQATVRLKRASDMMAAIDQLMLATVDFAASKDQRERQRISAHLTHLEEAFSTLNNAPFQVPEERQLVDTLGGLVPRMEALGREIVTGMPSQPHRDVPAMVSALDRLHDQADATLHHLMDIHTQEVDEAIRDVSEMGHQVIFITFVTLIVSGLGVIAISIPLAHWLNRPIRAIAQGSRRLAEGDLSQRVEVSSGGELGKAAQAFNAMAERLEQSAVENARLYDAARQRAKRIAAVNRLTKIISASLDIGAVYETFAEELKRFIPYTRMGIVLSEDSGTRLKLFQLAGDRLSEAPIGMVWSNVGGTGVEWVMFHGRPHFEQDLATARRFIEDEALLKEGIRSTVRLPLIVQGQVVGVLFLDDVAPGRYTERDLELLVPLGEQLAIAIENTGLHSEMERRVEERTMALKQTQAQLIQSGKLAAVGTLAAGVAHELNQPLMVIRGYAQELLWDKRIGDEEMRDDLQRIEAQTTRMTAIINHLRDFSRESKGRREVTDLNQVVKDSLTFLGQQLRTKNIAVVQELHPALPPVRADPLQIEQVLLNLITNARDAIEGAELGTITVRTELASDSRIALSVTDSGPGIPEDIGPRIFDPFFTTKEVGKGTGLGLSICHGIIEEHGGELTMESPVADGKGARFTIILPHALRDDSKGNRT; this is encoded by the coding sequence ATGTTGCGCATCAAGAACTGGAGCATCCGCACTCGGGTGCTCCTGGCCTTTGTCGGAGTACTGGTCCCCTTTTTGGGATTCACCGGAATTACGGCGCTTCATTTCGGCACCCTCATGCGCTCACACATGCTGGTTCAGGAGCAGGCAACCGTCCGTCTGAAACGGGCGTCCGATATGATGGCAGCCATCGATCAACTGATGCTGGCAACGGTAGACTTTGCAGCCAGTAAAGATCAGCGGGAGCGGCAGCGGATCAGCGCGCACCTAACGCATCTTGAAGAGGCCTTCAGCACGCTGAACAACGCTCCATTTCAGGTGCCTGAGGAACGACAACTGGTCGATACACTGGGAGGTCTGGTGCCCCGCATGGAAGCGCTCGGTCGGGAGATAGTGACTGGTATGCCATCCCAGCCACATCGTGATGTGCCCGCCATGGTGAGCGCGCTGGATCGTTTACATGATCAAGCAGATGCGACGCTGCATCATCTCATGGATATCCATACGCAGGAAGTCGATGAAGCGATCCGAGACGTCTCCGAGATGGGCCATCAGGTGATATTCATCACATTCGTCACACTCATCGTAAGTGGGTTGGGGGTCATAGCCATCAGTATCCCGTTGGCTCACTGGCTGAACCGGCCCATCCGAGCCATCGCGCAAGGGAGTCGTCGGCTGGCTGAGGGCGATCTCTCCCAGCGTGTGGAGGTGAGCAGTGGAGGGGAGCTTGGGAAGGCGGCACAGGCCTTTAACGCGATGGCTGAACGGTTGGAACAGTCAGCCGTCGAGAACGCCAGGCTCTACGATGCTGCGCGTCAACGCGCCAAACGGATCGCGGCTGTCAATCGACTGACCAAGATCATCAGCGCCTCCCTCGATATCGGCGCAGTCTATGAGACCTTCGCTGAGGAGTTGAAACGGTTTATCCCCTACACTCGGATGGGGATTGTGCTTTCCGAGGACTCAGGCACACGACTCAAGCTCTTTCAACTTGCGGGCGATCGATTGAGTGAGGCGCCGATCGGGATGGTGTGGTCGAATGTGGGAGGGACCGGTGTCGAGTGGGTGATGTTCCACGGGCGCCCTCATTTTGAGCAGGATCTTGCGACGGCTCGGCGGTTTATCGAAGATGAGGCCCTGCTGAAAGAAGGGATTCGCTCTACCGTTCGCCTCCCGTTGATCGTGCAAGGGCAGGTCGTCGGCGTCCTCTTTCTGGACGATGTCGCGCCCGGCCGCTACACCGAGCGCGATCTTGAACTGCTCGTTCCGCTCGGGGAGCAGTTGGCCATCGCCATTGAAAATACCGGGCTGCATAGCGAAATGGAACGGAGAGTAGAGGAGCGAACCATGGCGCTCAAGCAGACGCAGGCTCAGCTCATCCAGTCGGGGAAGTTGGCCGCCGTAGGGACGCTGGCGGCCGGGGTGGCCCACGAGTTGAACCAGCCTCTGATGGTCATTCGGGGTTATGCCCAGGAACTGCTCTGGGACAAGCGGATCGGGGACGAGGAGATGCGTGACGATCTGCAGCGGATCGAAGCACAGACGACCAGAATGACGGCCATCATTAACCATCTCCGCGACTTCTCACGCGAGTCGAAGGGGAGACGAGAAGTCACAGACCTGAACCAGGTCGTGAAGGACTCGCTGACCTTCCTCGGTCAGCAACTCAGGACTAAAAACATCGCCGTTGTCCAGGAGCTTCACCCCGCGCTTCCACCGGTCCGGGCCGATCCGCTGCAGATCGAACAGGTGCTCCTGAATCTGATTACAAACGCTCGGGACGCCATAGAGGGAGCGGAGCTTGGGACCATCACTGTTCGCACCGAGCTCGCATCCGACAGCCGGATCGCCCTGAGCGTCACCGATAGCGGCCCCGGCATCCCGGAAGACATCGGACCCAGGATCTTTGACCCCTTTTTCACGACGAAAGAGGTCGGCAAAGGGACCGGCTTGGGACTGAGCATCTGTCATGGGATCATCGAGGAGCATGGGGGAGAGTTGACGATGGAGAGTCCGGTGGCTGATGGAAAGGGCGCGCGATTTACGATTATCTTGCCACACGCCCTCCGGGATGATAGTAAGGGTAATCGGACATGA
- a CDS encoding GHKL domain-containing protein codes for KVLNEKLGAQLGEVERLNRRLQAINKELETFSYSVSHDLKAPLRGMDGFACALQEEYADRLDDAGRHYLDMICGSARRMGILIDDLLKYSRLERRPMHWESVDLQRLIQDLIAERQVEIDRRGIRIDLNLPFHQIACEREGFQQVLANLLDNALKFTRTTAQPAITIRAEEGEAERVLQVADNGIGFDPNYQEKIFGIFQRLHAQDEYEGTGIGLAIVKKVAERHGGRAWAESEPGKGATFYFAIPKQEGGLGV; via the coding sequence AAAAGTCCTCAACGAGAAACTGGGAGCACAGCTTGGAGAGGTCGAACGGCTGAATCGCCGACTTCAGGCCATCAACAAGGAGCTGGAAACCTTTTCCTACTCCGTCTCCCACGACCTCAAGGCCCCCCTTCGCGGGATGGATGGTTTCGCGTGCGCCCTGCAGGAGGAGTACGCCGACCGGCTCGATGACGCGGGCCGTCACTACCTCGACATGATCTGTGGCTCTGCCCGGCGGATGGGGATCCTGATCGACGATCTCCTCAAATACTCCCGGTTGGAACGGCGGCCGATGCACTGGGAGTCGGTCGACCTGCAGCGGCTGATTCAGGATCTGATCGCGGAGCGTCAGGTCGAGATCGACAGGCGGGGCATCCGGATCGATCTCAACCTGCCATTCCACCAGATCGCCTGCGAGCGGGAGGGTTTCCAGCAGGTCCTGGCCAATCTGCTGGACAACGCCCTGAAGTTTACCCGTACGACGGCTCAGCCCGCCATCACGATCCGGGCCGAGGAGGGCGAGGCCGAGCGGGTGCTACAGGTGGCCGATAACGGCATCGGCTTTGACCCCAACTACCAGGAAAAGATCTTTGGCATCTTTCAACGCCTGCATGCCCAGGATGAGTACGAGGGGACAGGAATCGGCCTGGCCATTGTGAAGAAGGTGGCGGAGCGTCACGGCGGCCGGGCCTGGGCCGAGAGCGAGCCGGGTAAAGGGGCGACGTTCTACTTTGCAATTCCCAAGCAAGAGGGAGGGCTAGGGGTATGA
- a CDS encoding response regulator, translating into MDSIRILYIEDDPADRELTLRHLRQYAPEMEVQVVGTGREAREVMASQRFDLVLLDYRLPDVDGLQLLREFLADAPNVPVVMVTGSGDHEVAVAALKLGASDYVVKKPGYLDRLPAAIREALGRFQQERSRRACNLRILYAEHESADLDLTLRRLAADAVHLTVETATTGSDTLRTLESGRYDLLLLDYRMPGMNGLEILQAMREKGIRLPVVMITGHRDEETAVQAMKLGAMDYIVKREGYLTQLTSSIDRALAQWALREEKEALLVVRDIARAIALTLDLKDMLQLVACAACSLLRVDRSLLCLLSEDGAELVPAAWHGWSAEAATHLRFRVGQAIPGQAAALRRTVSGLDSLPEALAREGGTTREGMTVVSRLSVPLVAHDRLLGVLSGAATGPPRTFRPLDETLLGDLAAFSAVWIENARLYENVRQAARQLEAKVEERTRDLALANQRLEVASRHKSEFLANMSHEFRTPLNSIIGFSEILRDPEFGPLTEKQARFAQNILSSGQHLLVLVNDLLDLSKVEAGKIELRAEIFEFREAVQAAVTEIQSRADRKQLYIELRVDEAPPTLTADPVRFKQILLNLLSNAVKFTPDGGRITVTARRVSSVERGALGVGSHLSGDFVEIAVADTGIGIKPDDLPSLFQEFTRLDTAIAHRAEGTGLGLALTKKLVELHGGAITATSPGEGQGSTFTVRLPLTPF; encoded by the coding sequence GTGGATAGCATTCGAATCCTCTATATTGAGGACGACCCGGCGGATCGCGAGTTGACGCTTCGCCACTTGCGTCAGTATGCCCCGGAGATGGAGGTCCAGGTTGTCGGCACCGGCCGGGAGGCGCGAGAGGTTATGGCGAGTCAGCGGTTTGACCTGGTCCTGTTAGACTACCGTCTCCCCGATGTGGATGGCCTTCAGCTCTTGCGGGAGTTCCTGGCCGATGCCCCGAATGTTCCGGTGGTCATGGTGACAGGCAGCGGGGATCATGAGGTGGCGGTCGCAGCGCTGAAACTGGGGGCGAGCGATTACGTGGTCAAGAAGCCCGGCTACCTGGACCGCCTGCCGGCCGCGATCCGGGAGGCATTAGGCCGATTCCAACAGGAGCGGAGTCGCCGGGCCTGTAACCTTCGGATCTTATACGCTGAGCACGAGTCCGCAGACTTGGACCTCACCCTGCGCCGCTTGGCGGCCGATGCCGTCCACCTGACGGTCGAGACGGCCACCACTGGGTCGGATACCCTCCGTACGCTCGAGTCCGGCAGATACGATCTTCTCCTGCTTGACTACCGGATGCCAGGAATGAATGGCCTGGAGATTCTTCAGGCAATGCGGGAGAAGGGGATTCGCCTGCCGGTGGTGATGATCACCGGCCACAGAGACGAGGAGACCGCCGTTCAGGCCATGAAGCTCGGGGCAATGGACTATATTGTCAAGCGGGAAGGGTATCTTACCCAGCTTACCTCCAGCATCGACAGAGCCCTTGCTCAGTGGGCCCTTCGCGAGGAGAAGGAGGCCCTCCTCGTCGTGAGGGATATCGCCAGGGCGATCGCCCTGACCCTTGATCTGAAAGACATGTTGCAGCTAGTGGCCTGCGCCGCGTGTAGCCTCCTGAGGGTGGATCGGTCCCTGCTCTGTCTCCTCAGCGAGGATGGCGCCGAGCTGGTCCCCGCCGCCTGGCACGGCTGGTCGGCCGAGGCGGCCACCCACCTCCGCTTTCGTGTGGGTCAGGCTATTCCGGGTCAAGCGGCTGCCCTGCGCCGGACGGTCAGTGGGTTGGATAGTCTACCGGAGGCTCTCGCTCGTGAGGGGGGAACCACGCGTGAAGGGATGACAGTGGTGTCAAGGTTGAGCGTGCCGCTTGTGGCCCATGACCGGTTGCTGGGCGTCCTGAGCGGCGCGGCTACAGGGCCGCCGCGCACCTTCCGCCCCTTGGATGAGACGCTTCTCGGCGACCTCGCCGCGTTCAGCGCCGTGTGGATCGAGAACGCTCGCCTGTATGAGAACGTTCGGCAGGCGGCCCGCCAGTTGGAGGCGAAGGTCGAGGAACGGACGAGGGATCTCGCATTGGCCAACCAACGGCTCGAGGTGGCCTCCCGCCACAAGTCGGAGTTTCTGGCCAACATGTCGCATGAATTCCGGACGCCGTTGAATTCCATTATCGGCTTTTCCGAGATCCTCAGGGACCCGGAGTTTGGCCCCTTGACGGAGAAACAAGCGCGGTTTGCGCAGAATATTCTGTCGAGCGGGCAGCACCTGCTGGTGTTGGTCAATGACCTCCTGGATCTCTCGAAGGTGGAAGCAGGTAAGATCGAGTTACGAGCCGAGATCTTCGAGTTCCGCGAGGCCGTACAGGCCGCTGTGACGGAAATCCAGTCCCGGGCCGACCGAAAACAGCTTTACATTGAGCTGCGTGTCGATGAGGCGCCGCCGACCCTCACCGCCGATCCCGTCCGCTTCAAGCAGATCCTGTTGAATCTCCTCTCCAATGCTGTGAAGTTTACGCCCGATGGGGGACGGATCACGGTCACCGCGCGCCGGGTGTCGAGCGTGGAGCGTGGAGCGTTAGGCGTTGGTTCCCATCTCTCCGGAGATTTCGTAGAAATCGCCGTCGCCGATACCGGGATCGGGATCAAACCGGACGACCTGCCCAGCCTCTTCCAGGAGTTCACCCGCCTCGACACGGCGATCGCCCATCGCGCCGAGGGGACCGGGCTTGGCCTCGCGCTGACGAAAAAACTCGTCGAGCTGCACGGCGGGGCCATCACTGCCACCTCGCCCGGCGAAGGGCAGGGCAGCACCTTCACCGTCCGGCTTCCTCTCACCCCCTTCTGA